A window from Thiomonas sp. FB-Cd encodes these proteins:
- a CDS encoding Crp/Fnr family transcriptional regulator codes for MDTAVDFARIPLDALRKSHSPLPLGKRVAHSEVINAWRGAADCRNCGVRRIALFGALGEDDFNEIHRVIDDMQFTPGQLLFSEGTRGEWLYTIKTGFVKLERVLPDGTRRITRVAKRGDLIGLEAFIQQPYMHHASAIGAVRVCRIPVDVIRRLEEHVPNLRQEFLERWHHALRETDDWALLLGSGTIPSRMARLLLKLAEPELNDTITLPKRSDLGAMLGVALETASRVIAQFERDGILEHVGPRLFRINRSALQPLITPIKAAA; via the coding sequence ATGGATACAGCCGTCGACTTCGCCCGAATCCCCCTCGACGCTCTGCGCAAGAGTCACAGCCCCCTTCCCCTAGGCAAGCGCGTCGCCCACAGCGAGGTGATCAACGCTTGGCGCGGCGCCGCCGACTGCCGCAATTGCGGCGTCCGGCGCATTGCCCTGTTTGGCGCATTGGGCGAGGACGATTTCAACGAAATCCACCGGGTCATCGACGATATGCAGTTCACGCCTGGCCAGCTGCTGTTTTCCGAGGGCACGCGTGGCGAATGGCTCTACACGATCAAGACCGGCTTCGTGAAACTCGAACGCGTGCTGCCTGACGGAACCCGGCGCATCACACGCGTGGCCAAGCGAGGCGATCTGATCGGGCTGGAAGCCTTCATCCAGCAGCCTTACATGCATCATGCTTCAGCAATCGGTGCCGTGCGCGTGTGCCGCATCCCGGTGGACGTGATCCGCCGACTCGAAGAGCACGTGCCCAACCTGCGCCAGGAATTTCTCGAGCGCTGGCACCACGCCCTGCGCGAAACCGACGATTGGGCGCTCCTTCTCGGCTCGGGCACCATCCCATCCCGCATGGCGCGCCTGTTACTCAAGCTCGCCGAACCGGAACTCAACGACACGATCACGCTTCCGAAGCGCAGCGACTTGGGCGCAATGCTCGGCGTGGCTCTTGAGACGGCCAGCCGTGTCATCGCCCAGTTTGAACGTGATGGCATCCTTGAGCATGTCGGCCCGCGTCTGTTCCGCATCAACCGCAGCGCACTGCAGCCGCTGATCACTCCAATCAAGGCCGCCGCCTGA
- a CDS encoding BMP family ABC transporter substrate-binding protein: MQNRDRIRYLGAALAAGAAGLPALARSASPLKVGFIYVGPVGVAGWSYAHDQARKAMQAHFGGRVVTQFVENVPEGPDAARVLRDLAQQGNELIYATSFGFMESVLRVARDFPKVKFEHATGYKTAANVGTYDARTYEGAYMAGVVAGGMSKTGVLGVVGSVPIPEVLRNINSFTLGAQSVNAKIKTKVVWVNKWFDPPKETEAATSLVNQGADVLFQNTDSPAVLETAEKLGKYAFGWDSDMAKFGPKAHLASAVINWTPVYVDETGKVLAGTWKPEQIWWGVRHDAIDLVSINPAVPAAVRKRVEMVKAGLKNGSFHIWQGPILGQNGATVLAAGAIGDDKFLHGIDFYVKGVEGQVPGK, translated from the coding sequence ATGCAAAACAGGGATCGGATTCGTTATCTGGGGGCGGCACTTGCTGCTGGTGCTGCCGGGCTGCCCGCACTGGCGCGCAGCGCCAGCCCGCTCAAAGTCGGTTTCATCTACGTCGGCCCCGTGGGCGTCGCCGGTTGGAGCTACGCACATGACCAGGCGCGCAAGGCCATGCAGGCCCATTTTGGCGGCAGGGTTGTGACCCAGTTCGTCGAGAATGTGCCCGAGGGTCCTGATGCGGCGCGCGTCTTGCGCGACTTGGCCCAGCAGGGTAATGAGTTGATCTACGCCACCAGTTTTGGGTTCATGGAATCGGTGTTGCGCGTGGCGCGTGACTTCCCCAAGGTGAAGTTCGAACATGCCACCGGCTACAAAACCGCAGCCAACGTCGGAACCTACGATGCGCGCACCTATGAGGGCGCGTACATGGCAGGCGTGGTGGCGGGCGGGATGAGCAAAACCGGGGTGCTGGGTGTCGTGGGCTCGGTGCCCATTCCGGAGGTGTTGCGCAACATCAATTCCTTTACCTTGGGAGCGCAGTCGGTCAACGCAAAGATCAAGACCAAAGTGGTTTGGGTGAACAAGTGGTTCGATCCGCCGAAGGAAACCGAGGCGGCCACCTCGTTGGTCAACCAGGGCGCCGACGTGCTCTTTCAGAACACCGACTCGCCCGCAGTGCTGGAGACCGCTGAAAAGCTCGGTAAATATGCGTTCGGCTGGGACAGCGATATGGCCAAGTTCGGTCCCAAGGCGCATCTGGCATCGGCCGTCATCAACTGGACCCCGGTGTACGTGGATGAAACGGGCAAAGTGCTTGCCGGGACGTGGAAGCCCGAGCAGATCTGGTGGGGTGTGCGTCACGACGCGATCGACCTGGTTTCGATCAATCCTGCAGTACCCGCTGCCGTTCGCAAACGCGTGGAGATGGTCAAGGCCGGACTCAAAAACGGCAGCTTCCATATTTGGCAAGGTCCGATCCTCGGCCAGAACGGCGCCACAGTGCTGGCGGCGGGTGCCATTGGCGACGACAAGTTCCTGCATGGCATCGACTTCTACGTCAAGGGTGTGGAAGGCCAAGTGCCGGGCAAATAG
- a CDS encoding RNA-guided endonuclease TnpB family protein, translating to MQRRKVTLKLSPNAAQMARLEAWTRLHCELYNAALEERIDAWRKAGKSIRYYAQQNALPQIKADRPELNELGSHALQQTLRRLDLAFQSFFRRVKAGQTPGFPRFKAAKRFSGFAYPDSAGWKLMQHGGSGATLRIGTGEAAMSIRARGRHRFGDQAKPNDITLTRKGGGWFVSVTLRVPDATCARQRAAGMRRGVDFGITDWATFDDGRTIDNPRWVREELPRLAALQRQRARKKKGSLRFKRLGRRIARLHERIGNRRRDFVHKETTRMVRQCAVLATEELAPKNMSRSAKGTVETPGRRVRQKAGLNREILSAAFGMAHPMLAYKAEEAGTRLHLSNTRQLKPSQRCSACWEIAPKTLSQRMHVCVPVRAHGAARPEQRNGGAHRRIQHAGHVWDGRGGAVAWFSTSATRAQRRG from the coding sequence ATGCAACGGCGCAAAGTCACGCTCAAGCTGTCTCCCAATGCCGCGCAGATGGCGCGGCTGGAGGCGTGGACGCGGCTGCACTGCGAGTTGTACAACGCGGCACTGGAAGAACGCATCGACGCCTGGCGCAAGGCGGGCAAATCCATCCGCTATTACGCGCAGCAGAACGCATTGCCGCAGATCAAGGCCGATCGGCCCGAGCTCAACGAACTCGGCAGCCACGCGCTGCAGCAGACGCTGCGGCGGCTGGATCTCGCCTTCCAGTCGTTCTTTCGCCGGGTCAAAGCGGGACAGACACCCGGCTTCCCGCGGTTCAAGGCGGCCAAGCGGTTCTCGGGCTTCGCCTATCCCGATTCCGCTGGATGGAAGCTCATGCAGCATGGCGGCAGTGGTGCCACGCTGCGCATCGGCACTGGCGAGGCTGCGATGTCCATTCGGGCGCGCGGGCGGCACCGCTTCGGCGATCAGGCAAAACCCAACGACATCACGCTCACGCGCAAAGGTGGTGGGTGGTTCGTGTCGGTGACGCTGCGCGTGCCCGACGCGACCTGTGCGCGGCAGCGCGCCGCCGGCATGCGGCGTGGCGTGGATTTCGGGATCACCGACTGGGCGACGTTCGATGATGGACGGACCATCGATAACCCGCGCTGGGTGCGCGAGGAACTGCCGCGCCTTGCCGCGCTGCAGCGGCAGCGCGCCAGGAAGAAGAAGGGATCGCTGCGCTTCAAACGGCTCGGGCGCCGCATCGCCCGGCTGCACGAGCGTATCGGCAATCGGCGCCGGGACTTCGTGCACAAGGAAACGACCAGGATGGTGCGGCAATGCGCGGTGCTGGCGACCGAAGAACTCGCACCCAAGAACATGAGCCGCAGCGCGAAGGGCACGGTGGAGACACCGGGCCGTCGCGTGCGGCAAAAGGCCGGACTCAACCGGGAAATTCTCTCGGCCGCGTTCGGCATGGCGCATCCGATGCTCGCGTACAAAGCGGAAGAAGCTGGTACGCGACTGCATCTGAGCAATACGCGCCAACTCAAACCGTCGCAGCGCTGCTCGGCGTGTTGGGAGATCGCGCCCAAGACGCTGAGCCAACGCATGCATGTGTGTGTGCCCGTGCGGGCACACGGCGCCGCGCGACCAGAACAGCGCAATGGTGGTGCTCATCGACGCATTCAACACGCAGGACACGTCTGGGACGGGCGTGGCGGCGCTGTCGCATGGTTTTCCACGTCAGCGACCCGAGCGCAGCGCCGCGGCTGA
- a CDS encoding BMP family ABC transporter substrate-binding protein produces the protein MLRTTMVQNLSRRQLLAGLASACASAPWARAQNSTPSVSRPRAVVRSAPLRVAFVYVTPVGATGWTAQHDRGRLHMQRVLGRAVHSRFVANVPEGPDAERVVSELAHQGEELIFTTSFGYMEPVMRAARNFPRTVFEQCSGYKLAANVGAYNGRFYQGRYLSGMVAGHMSRTGVAGMVASFPIPEVIQGINAFTLGMQAVNPQARMKVVWVNTWYDPGREADAARALVGQGADVLTHHTNSPAAVQIAEEKGCWAVGYCSDEAAFAPRAQLTAVTLHWGDFYVRTAQDVLAGRWRSQSVWDGIAQGFVKLAPFGVAVPERVRSQVRRSEQDIVRGRLHPFSGRILDNRGGLFFDGVHMSDGQIQRMDRYVMGVEGSVPRL, from the coding sequence ATGTTGAGGACAACCATGGTGCAAAACCTCAGTCGCAGGCAGCTTCTCGCTGGCCTGGCAAGCGCCTGCGCTTCCGCACCCTGGGCGCGGGCACAGAACTCCACGCCATCGGTGAGCCGCCCACGGGCCGTCGTGCGCAGTGCCCCATTGCGCGTGGCCTTTGTCTATGTCACCCCGGTGGGCGCAACGGGTTGGACAGCACAGCATGATCGGGGACGGCTCCACATGCAGCGGGTGCTTGGGCGCGCGGTGCATAGCCGCTTTGTCGCCAACGTGCCGGAAGGGCCGGATGCCGAGCGCGTCGTGAGCGAGCTTGCTCATCAAGGCGAGGAGCTGATCTTCACCACCAGCTTTGGCTACATGGAGCCCGTGATGCGCGCGGCCCGCAACTTTCCGCGCACGGTTTTCGAGCAATGTTCGGGCTACAAGCTCGCCGCCAATGTGGGTGCGTACAACGGGCGCTTCTATCAAGGGCGGTACCTGTCAGGCATGGTCGCCGGCCATATGAGTCGCACTGGCGTGGCGGGTATGGTGGCGTCATTTCCGATTCCCGAGGTCATTCAGGGCATCAACGCCTTCACCTTGGGCATGCAGGCGGTGAACCCGCAAGCGCGCATGAAAGTGGTTTGGGTGAATACGTGGTACGACCCGGGGCGCGAGGCGGACGCGGCACGCGCCTTGGTGGGGCAGGGGGCCGACGTGCTCACGCACCACACGAATTCGCCCGCTGCCGTGCAGATCGCCGAGGAGAAAGGTTGCTGGGCCGTCGGCTACTGCAGCGACGAGGCGGCATTCGCTCCACGTGCCCAGTTGACGGCTGTCACTTTGCATTGGGGTGACTTTTATGTGCGCACAGCGCAGGACGTGCTGGCGGGGCGCTGGCGCTCGCAGAGTGTCTGGGATGGCATCGCCCAGGGCTTCGTGAAACTCGCGCCCTTTGGTGTTGCCGTGCCTGAGCGCGTGCGCAGCCAAGTGCGGCGATCCGAGCAGGATATCGTCCGGGGGCGGTTGCATCCCTTCTCGGGGCGCATCCTGGATAACCGCGGGGGTCTGTTCTTCGACGGCGTGCATATGTCCGATGGGCAAATCCAGCGCATGGATCGGTACGTGATGGGTGTCGAGGGCAGTGTTCCTCGACTCTGA
- the nadA gene encoding quinolinate synthase NadA → MDATTFAIAVESPVSSTQDAWARVPPEPSAARRAELMRECRELLAREKAVLVAHYYVHSDLQDLAQDTGGMVADSLEMARFGARHAASTLVVAGVRFMGETAKMLSMDKRVLMPDLDATCSLDIGCPAPAFAAFCDAHPERTVVVYANTSAAVKARADWVVTSSCALDIVRDLHARGEKVLWAPDKHLGAYIQRETGADMLLWQGACIVHDEFKALELDLLKAAHPEARVLVHPESPAAVIALADVVGSTSQILKAARGLPASTFIVATDAGMFHALEQQNPGKCFIAAPTAGEGATCKSCAHCPWMAMNSLEGLAHALRTGSGEIHLDPRVAERARLPVQRMLDFTAAHQTANAPGALVSGLGAA, encoded by the coding sequence ATGGATGCCACAACCTTTGCAATCGCTGTTGAAAGCCCCGTCTCGAGCACGCAAGACGCCTGGGCGCGTGTGCCGCCCGAGCCAAGCGCCGCGCGCCGCGCCGAGCTGATGCGCGAGTGTCGTGAACTGCTGGCTCGGGAAAAGGCCGTGCTCGTCGCACATTACTACGTGCATTCGGACCTGCAGGATCTGGCCCAGGACACCGGAGGGATGGTCGCCGACTCTCTGGAAATGGCCCGTTTTGGGGCGCGCCATGCAGCGTCCACCCTCGTGGTGGCCGGTGTGCGTTTCATGGGTGAGACGGCCAAGATGCTGTCGATGGACAAGCGCGTGCTGATGCCGGATCTGGATGCCACTTGCTCACTCGACATCGGTTGTCCGGCGCCCGCATTCGCCGCCTTTTGCGATGCACACCCGGAACGTACGGTGGTCGTGTACGCGAACACGAGTGCGGCCGTGAAGGCCCGAGCCGATTGGGTGGTCACCTCCAGCTGCGCGCTGGACATCGTGCGTGATCTGCACGCGCGAGGCGAAAAGGTCCTGTGGGCACCTGACAAGCACCTGGGCGCCTATATTCAACGGGAGACCGGAGCGGACATGCTGCTGTGGCAAGGTGCATGCATCGTCCACGATGAATTCAAGGCACTGGAGCTCGATCTGCTCAAGGCCGCGCATCCGGAAGCCCGTGTGCTGGTCCACCCGGAGAGCCCGGCGGCAGTCATTGCCTTGGCCGACGTCGTGGGTTCGACCTCGCAGATCCTGAAGGCGGCGAGGGGCTTGCCGGCGTCAACGTTCATCGTCGCGACCGACGCGGGCATGTTCCACGCCCTGGAGCAACAAAACCCGGGCAAGTGCTTTATTGCCGCGCCCACTGCCGGAGAGGGCGCAACGTGCAAGAGTTGTGCGCACTGCCCATGGATGGCGATGAACAGCCTGGAGGGCCTGGCGCATGCATTGCGCACGGGATCCGGGGAAATTCACCTGGACCCGCGTGTGGCTGAGCGCGCGCGCCTGCCTGTGCAGCGCATGCTGGACTTCACGGCAGCGCACCAGACGGCAAACGCACCCGGTGCGCTGGTGTCAGGGCTGGGTGCTGCCTGA
- a CDS encoding DUF1841 family protein, with product MFNPSKDEVRRFFIDAWRRRANSVLTPLEILAVQWMEQHPEYHDDLTAPDALEREYGVEQGTSNPFLHLSMHLSITEQVSIDQPPGIKQACQLLASRLGEHEAQHAIMECLGAMLWTAQRNGLPPDGEAYVECVRRRATRD from the coding sequence ATGTTCAATCCCAGCAAGGACGAAGTCCGTCGTTTCTTTATCGATGCATGGCGCAGGCGCGCGAACAGCGTCCTCACGCCGCTGGAAATTCTCGCGGTCCAGTGGATGGAGCAACACCCGGAATACCACGACGACCTCACCGCGCCCGATGCCCTGGAGCGGGAGTATGGCGTGGAGCAGGGCACAAGCAATCCCTTTTTGCACCTGTCCATGCATCTGTCGATCACCGAACAGGTTTCCATTGACCAGCCCCCCGGGATCAAGCAGGCCTGCCAGCTGCTGGCCTCGCGACTCGGTGAGCACGAAGCTCAGCACGCCATCATGGAATGCCTGGGCGCGATGCTGTGGACCGCGCAACGAAACGGCTTGCCGCCCGATGGCGAGGCTTATGTGGAGTGTGTGCGCCGACGCGCCACGCGCGACTGA
- the mnmC gene encoding FAD-dependent 5-carboxymethylaminomethyl-2-thiouridine(34) oxidoreductase MnmC: MSRPVPIHSEPLGRDAQGQPYSERYADIYASRSGALGQARAVFLTGCGLLDTPAAWSAQRQFVILEIGFGLGTNFLATWQAWLDDPARPDTLHYVGVELHPLRAEDLRSACADPALLPLAQELAAQWPAPVRGLHPLRLQGGRICLTLALGDAQSLVPQLDLGANAIFLDGFAPARNAAPWQSTLLKAVGRLARPGARLATYTVARSVCDGLRDAGFDVTTAPGYGGKAQRLQAVYAPRWRTRRLEPRSAPRAEHSRRALVIGAGLAGAACARALAARGWAVEVLHAAGVDSARTGASTLPAGLAHVRLAPDDDRLARLTRAGLAALRHALPAQGSHMATTALWRDGGVFLAQANGMLAESLSRVAEALALPPAVAEVVDAGLASSRAGIPLTSGGWWAAGGVAAASCLVDAWLRTPGVQLQRGLQVCKLGRATSACLPGTEWQALDAQGRLLAQAPTCIVATALDAVRLLDASGLVPHDTCLPMRAQPGQGFIVPAAAVPALASLRHGVVGDCYALPLPSAAIESLGLPAGTPWLFLGATYEEGAAASMPAALAWAHIVRGLQPLVGPLPDKPPAAARRFGGVRAVARDRLPCVGAWPDWTALAQGHPALRQRPPAEWPVQPGLYLSIAMGSRGLILEALAAECIATHLEGEPAPIERDLLAALAPGRFALRPSQRGGQPDSGSTQP, translated from the coding sequence TTGAGCCGCCCCGTCCCGATCCACTCGGAGCCGCTGGGCCGCGACGCCCAGGGTCAACCCTACAGCGAGCGCTACGCGGACATCTATGCCAGCCGGTCCGGCGCCCTCGGGCAGGCACGCGCCGTCTTCCTCACGGGTTGCGGCCTGCTGGATACGCCAGCGGCATGGAGCGCACAGCGCCAATTCGTCATTCTTGAAATTGGTTTCGGCCTGGGCACCAACTTTCTGGCAACGTGGCAGGCCTGGCTCGACGACCCTGCGCGACCTGACACGCTGCATTACGTCGGCGTCGAATTGCACCCTTTGCGCGCTGAGGATCTTCGCAGCGCTTGTGCCGATCCGGCGCTGCTGCCATTGGCGCAGGAGCTTGCCGCCCAATGGCCTGCGCCTGTGCGCGGTCTGCACCCGCTGCGCCTGCAAGGCGGACGCATCTGCCTGACTCTGGCCCTGGGTGACGCCCAGTCCCTCGTGCCCCAGCTTGACCTGGGGGCCAACGCCATTTTCCTCGACGGTTTTGCCCCGGCCCGCAACGCAGCCCCGTGGCAAAGCACGCTGCTCAAGGCCGTGGGCCGTCTGGCCCGCCCCGGGGCCCGGCTGGCGACCTACACGGTGGCCAGGAGCGTGTGCGACGGCTTGCGCGATGCCGGCTTTGACGTCACCACCGCGCCGGGCTACGGAGGCAAGGCGCAGCGCTTACAAGCCGTCTACGCGCCGCGCTGGCGCACGCGGCGACTGGAGCCTCGCAGTGCTCCGCGCGCCGAGCACTCGCGTCGCGCCTTGGTAATCGGAGCGGGCCTTGCCGGTGCGGCATGCGCGCGAGCCCTGGCCGCGAGGGGCTGGGCCGTGGAGGTTCTGCACGCGGCGGGCGTCGACAGCGCCCGCACCGGCGCCTCGACGCTGCCTGCCGGACTGGCACACGTGCGCCTTGCACCCGATGACGACCGGCTCGCCCGCTTGACGCGCGCCGGTCTCGCCGCGTTGCGCCATGCCCTCCCCGCCCAGGGGTCGCACATGGCGACCACGGCTTTATGGCGCGACGGCGGCGTGTTTCTGGCACAAGCGAATGGCATGCTGGCTGAGAGCCTCAGTCGCGTCGCTGAAGCCCTTGCCTTGCCTCCAGCGGTGGCCGAGGTAGTGGATGCAGGCTTGGCTTCCAGCCGCGCCGGCATACCCCTGACAAGCGGTGGTTGGTGGGCGGCAGGCGGCGTGGCTGCGGCGAGCTGCCTCGTTGATGCCTGGTTACGCACCCCCGGCGTGCAGCTGCAGCGCGGATTGCAGGTGTGCAAGCTTGGGCGTGCGACGAGCGCATGCTTGCCGGGCACCGAATGGCAAGCGCTTGATGCGCAGGGTCGCCTCCTGGCGCAGGCGCCCACGTGCATTGTCGCCACGGCGCTTGACGCCGTGCGCCTTCTGGACGCAAGTGGCTTGGTGCCGCATGACACCTGCTTGCCGATGCGGGCCCAACCGGGGCAGGGCTTCATCGTGCCCGCGGCCGCAGTGCCGGCACTGGCTTCGCTGCGCCACGGCGTGGTGGGCGATTGCTACGCCTTGCCCCTGCCAAGCGCTGCCATCGAGTCCCTGGGGTTGCCTGCTGGCACGCCGTGGTTGTTCCTGGGCGCCACCTATGAGGAGGGGGCCGCGGCGAGCATGCCCGCAGCTTTGGCGTGGGCGCACATCGTGCGCGGCCTGCAACCCCTCGTGGGCCCCTTGCCCGATAAGCCGCCGGCGGCGGCAAGGCGATTTGGCGGCGTGCGCGCCGTCGCTCGGGACCGCCTGCCGTGCGTGGGAGCATGGCCCGACTGGACTGCACTTGCGCAAGGCCACCCCGCGCTGCGACAGCGTCCGCCCGCCGAATGGCCAGTGCAACCGGGGCTTTATCTCAGCATCGCAATGGGCTCGCGTGGCCTCATCCTTGAGGCGCTGGCCGCCGAGTGCATCGCCACGCACCTCGAGGGTGAGCCGGCTCCGATCGAGCGCGACTTGCTTGCCGCGCTGGCGCCCGGCCGTTTCGCCCTCAGACCATCGCAGCGCGGCGGTCAGCCGGATTCAGGCAGCACCCAGCCCTGA
- a CDS encoding ABC transporter permease, which yields MHEYALLLASALSAGTPLALASLGLLINEKSGVVNLGAEGMMLMAAIAGFAVAVATGNQWLAFGAGAVVGSVLAAAIGVLVLWLGTNQYATGLAMSLFGAGLSAFLGMNDVGRNLAPFGHVHIPWLSDLPFFGAALFSHHLMVYVAMLLAWGIHVFLHRTRAGLVLRAVGESPESAHALGYPVRRIRLAALMVGGALCGIAGAYLSVIYTPMWVQGMTAGRGWIALALTTFATWRPARVLLGAYLFGGVTMLQFYFQGRGVQVPSQLLSMLPYLATIVVLALISRNPTWIRINMPASLGKVFRPTA from the coding sequence ATGCATGAGTACGCACTGCTGTTGGCTTCGGCGCTATCGGCAGGCACGCCGTTGGCGCTGGCTTCTCTTGGACTGCTGATCAACGAGAAATCGGGTGTGGTCAACCTGGGCGCCGAAGGCATGATGTTGATGGCCGCAATCGCTGGCTTTGCCGTGGCCGTTGCCACGGGCAATCAGTGGTTGGCGTTTGGTGCGGGGGCCGTGGTTGGCAGTGTGCTGGCAGCGGCTATTGGCGTGCTCGTGCTGTGGCTGGGCACGAACCAGTATGCCACGGGGCTTGCGATGTCTCTCTTCGGCGCGGGCCTGTCGGCCTTCCTGGGTATGAACGACGTCGGTCGCAACTTGGCACCCTTCGGCCACGTTCACATCCCGTGGCTGTCGGATCTGCCCTTTTTTGGGGCCGCGTTGTTTTCGCACCATCTCATGGTCTACGTGGCGATGCTGCTTGCCTGGGGCATTCACGTGTTTCTGCACCGCACCCGCGCGGGGCTCGTGCTGCGCGCAGTGGGCGAGTCGCCTGAGTCCGCCCATGCATTGGGCTATCCGGTGCGTCGCATCCGGTTGGCAGCCCTGATGGTGGGTGGTGCGTTATGCGGCATTGCAGGGGCTTACCTCTCGGTCATCTACACGCCGATGTGGGTGCAGGGGATGACGGCCGGGCGTGGCTGGATCGCACTTGCACTGACCACTTTTGCAACTTGGAGGCCCGCCCGCGTGCTCCTGGGCGCTTACCTGTTCGGCGGCGTGACCATGCTGCAGTTCTACTTTCAGGGGCGCGGCGTGCAGGTGCCTTCGCAACTGCTGTCGATGCTTCCCTATCTCGCCACCATCGTTGTGCTGGCGCTGATCTCACGCAACCCGACCTGGATTCGGATCAACATGCCGGCGTCTCTTGGTAAGGTGTTCCGTCCGACGGCCTGA
- the nadC gene encoding carboxylating nicotinate-nucleotide diphosphorylase produces the protein MHGSSLEQIAARDVRRALAEDVGSGDLTAALIDSRAQALARVIVRERATLCGQPWAEQAVRQVDPSARIAWLVGEGSTMEPDQPILELRGPARAVLTAERTLLNFLQLLSGVATHTAAYVLAVAGTRAKIVDTRKTLPGLRAAEKYAVRVGGGHNHRMGLYDGILIKENHIAAAGGVTAVLAQAMAIAPPGVFVQIEVETLAQLREALDAGARMVLLDNMNLDTLREAVALNAGRAELEVSGGVELSTVRALAETGVDRISIGKLTKDVRAVDFSMRFAGIGETGA, from the coding sequence ATGCATGGGTCCAGTCTTGAACAAATTGCCGCGCGCGACGTGCGGCGCGCCCTCGCCGAAGATGTTGGCAGCGGCGATCTCACCGCGGCCCTGATCGACTCACGCGCGCAAGCCCTGGCACGCGTGATCGTGCGCGAGCGCGCCACGTTGTGTGGTCAGCCTTGGGCCGAGCAGGCGGTGCGCCAGGTCGATCCCTCCGCGCGGATCGCCTGGTTGGTCGGGGAGGGCTCGACGATGGAGCCGGACCAGCCGATTCTGGAGCTCAGGGGGCCGGCGCGCGCGGTGCTGACGGCTGAACGCACACTGCTGAATTTCCTGCAGCTGCTCTCGGGAGTTGCCACGCATACGGCCGCTTACGTACTGGCCGTGGCGGGGACCCGGGCCAAAATTGTCGACACACGCAAAACGCTTCCAGGTCTTCGTGCGGCGGAGAAATACGCCGTGCGCGTGGGCGGCGGTCATAACCACCGCATGGGGCTCTATGACGGCATCCTGATCAAGGAAAACCACATTGCAGCTGCGGGCGGCGTCACCGCCGTTCTGGCGCAGGCCATGGCCATCGCCCCGCCAGGGGTGTTCGTGCAGATCGAAGTCGAGACGCTGGCGCAGTTGCGCGAGGCGCTGGATGCTGGCGCGCGCATGGTGCTCCTGGACAACATGAACCTGGACACGTTGCGTGAGGCCGTTGCCCTCAACGCGGGGCGCGCCGAACTGGAAGTCTCGGGCGGGGTTGAACTCTCCACAGTGCGGGCACTTGCGGAAACCGGCGTTGACCGCATCTCCATCGGCAAGCTGACCAAGGATGTCCGGGCGGTGGACTTTTCCATGCGCTTTGCGGGTATTGGAGAGACAGGCGCATGA
- a CDS encoding ParA family protein, whose protein sequence is MPVIVIANPKGGVGKSTISTQLAGYWASKGHKVMLGDADRQQSSRLWLSLRPQQAAPIATWKIGPDYIARPPEGTSHVVIDTPAGLHGWRFSDVLRLADKLLIPVQPSIFDIYAAQDFLDKLAEDRKLKDLQIGLVGVRVDERTRAADQLRGFFSRLPQPLLAMLRPTTAYAHMAAHGLTLWDVNPHQVEKDLQQWEGITRWADSA, encoded by the coding sequence ATGCCGGTCATCGTCATCGCCAATCCCAAGGGAGGCGTAGGAAAATCCACCATCTCCACGCAGCTCGCCGGATACTGGGCGAGCAAAGGCCACAAAGTGATGCTGGGAGATGCCGATCGACAGCAGTCGTCCCGGCTTTGGCTGTCATTGCGGCCGCAGCAGGCTGCACCGATTGCGACGTGGAAAATCGGCCCGGACTACATCGCCCGGCCGCCCGAAGGGACCAGTCACGTGGTCATCGACACGCCGGCCGGCCTGCACGGCTGGCGCTTCAGCGACGTGCTGCGCTTGGCCGATAAGCTGTTGATTCCCGTGCAGCCCTCCATTTTCGATATCTATGCGGCGCAGGATTTTCTCGACAAACTCGCCGAGGACCGCAAGCTCAAGGACTTACAGATCGGATTGGTGGGCGTGCGGGTCGACGAGCGCACCCGTGCAGCCGATCAGCTGCGCGGCTTTTTCTCGCGACTGCCACAACCGTTGCTCGCGATGTTGCGGCCCACCACCGCATACGCGCACATGGCCGCACACGGATTGACACTGTGGGATGTGAATCCGCACCAAGTGGAAAAGGATCTTCAGCAGTGGGAAGGCATCACCCGCTGGGCCGATTCGGCTTGA